One window from the genome of Nitrosopumilus sp. encodes:
- a CDS encoding PEFG-CTERM sorting domain-containing protein, which yields MNYLFLIGALFLISISATSFAYAQSTYDVKIPTGAASPDAPYFWQSVKDGSTDGHVDILVGDTITWKNADTATHTVTSGTATDGPDGLFDSGLFAPGQSFSFTYDDIGDYPYYCIVHPWMEGTIFVTAGYSIIPNVGKSIGDGNTHFDVEYKFNRLLANPEINQDQKSITFEIVGQSQSDDHSLELRLPSKLIDGNFILWVDGEKISDYEQVKEGDLNTLFIELTKDSKILTITGTSIVPEFGSMAMIIFGISIVSMLVLSQKNRIKF from the coding sequence ATGAATTACTTGTTTTTGATTGGCGCTTTATTTTTAATTTCTATATCTGCAACATCTTTTGCATATGCACAAAGTACCTACGACGTGAAAATCCCTACAGGTGCAGCAAGTCCCGATGCCCCATATTTCTGGCAAAGTGTAAAAGATGGCTCCACTGATGGTCACGTTGATATTTTAGTTGGTGATACAATCACTTGGAAGAATGCTGATACTGCTACGCATACAGTTACTTCTGGAACTGCGACAGATGGTCCTGATGGTCTTTTTGATAGTGGATTATTTGCTCCTGGCCAATCTTTTTCATTTACATATGATGATATTGGAGATTACCCTTACTATTGTATAGTTCATCCATGGATGGAGGGAACAATTTTTGTTACTGCCGGATATTCAATAATCCCAAATGTTGGAAAATCTATTGGTGATGGAAATACCCATTTTGATGTTGAGTACAAATTTAATCGCTTATTAGCAAACCCTGAAATTAATCAAGATCAAAAATCCATAACATTTGAAATTGTAGGTCAATCTCAGAGTGATGATCATAGTTTAGAATTACGATTGCCTTCAAAATTAATTGATGGGAATTTTATACTTTGGGTTGATGGAGAAAAAATCTCCGATTACGAACAAGTAAAAGAAGGGGATCTCAACACATTATTCATTGAATTAACCAAGGATTCCAAAATCCTTACAATAACAGGTACTTCAATTGTTCCAGAATTTGGCTCAATGGCAATGATAATTTTTGGAATCTCAATTGTATCTATGCTTGTTTTAAGTCAGAAAAATAGAATTAAATTCTAA